The following coding sequences lie in one Pseudorasbora parva isolate DD20220531a chromosome 18, ASM2467924v1, whole genome shotgun sequence genomic window:
- the LOC137046064 gene encoding zona pellucida sperm-binding protein 3-like, with protein MEFLKGFLVVVVIVAFDLPNAWGSLRYSQSPRSMGPKSDPASRSPALSPPGLRNTLQVSSQFQSPLGSSSRGLAQEPFGLQEKQLLQGPVKPLDWKYPIVPEVQSELAVNFQLRQPVTPSSVAVQCGENRVLVEVQQDLFSNGHLIQPTGLSLGGCPVVGQDSQSKVLIFEYELQDCNSVQMMNEDELVYTFSLTYTPEALAGTPITRVEGAVVGVQCHYQRLQNVSSDALRPTWVPYASTEVGEEALVFSLKLMMDDWSSQRPSSLYFLGGIINIEASVKQYNHVPLRVFVDSCVATQGPDVNSLPRYSFIENHGCFVDAKATASSSRFMPRSQVDKVQIQLEAFVFQESSSPSIYITCVVKATIASAPSDAQHKSCSFANGWFAADGNDQVCGCCDSTCGPDGGIAASPYGGVQWEGKATLGPVAVQGQKKVPQ; from the exons ATGGAGTTTCTGAAAGGTTTCTTAGTGGTGGTTGTGATTGTTGCATTTGATCTGCCTAATGCATGGGGAAGTTTGAGATACAGTCAAAGTCCAAGAAGCATGGGGCCAAAATCAGATCCAGCTTCCAGAAGTCCTGCCCTTTCTCCTCCAGGGCTCCGGAACACTTTGCAAGTGTCTTCTCAGTTTCAGAGTCCTTTGGGTTCTTCCTCCAGAGGCCTTGCACAGGAGCCTTTTGGCCTTCAGGAGAAGCAGCTGTTGCAGGGTCCAGTGAAGCCTTTGGATTGGAAGTATCCCATTGTTCCCGAGGTGCAGAGCGAGTTGGCGGTGAACTTCCAGTTGAGGCAACCCGTGACTCCCAGCAGCGTAGCGGTTCAATGTGGAGAGAACCGGGTTCTTGTAGAGGTCCAGCAGGACTTGTTTAGCAATGGTCATTTGATCCAGCCAACTGGCCTGTCTTTAGGCGGCTGTCCTGTTGTTGGTCAGGACTCTCAGTCTAAGGTGCTCATCTTTGAGTATGAGTTACAGGACTGCAACAGCGTGCAGATG ATGAATGAGGATGAGCTTGTCTACACCTTCTCTCTTACCTACACCCCTGAGGCTCTTGCAGGTACTCCGATTACCCGGGTCGAGGGTGCAGTTGTTGGTGTTCAATGCCACTATCAAAG GCTTCAGAATGTAAGCAGTGATGCCTTGAGGCCAACATGGGTCCCTTATGCCTCAACGGAGGTTGGTGAAGAAGCCTTGGTGTTCTCCCTGAAGCTTATGATGG ATGATTGGTCCAGTCAGAGACCTTCATCACTCTATTTCCTGGGTGGCATTATTAACATTGAGGCATCTGTGAAGCAGTACAATCATGTACCTCtgcgtgtgtttgtggacaGCTGTGTGGCCACTCAAGGGCCTGATGTGAACTCCCTTCCGAGATATTCCTTCATTGAGAATCATGG GTGCTTTGTGGATGCCAAGGCTACAGCTTCCAGCTCCCGCTTCATGCCTCGGTCCCAGGTTGACAAGGTCCAGATCCAGCTGGAGGCGTTCGTGTTCCAGGAGAGCTCCAGTCCTTCT ATCTACATAACATGTGTTGTGAAGGCAACTATTGCTTCTGCACCCAGTGACGCTCAGCACAAATCCTGTTCATTCGCCAATGG GTGGTTTGCTGCTGATGGAAATGACCAAGTTTGTGGTTGCTGTGACTCAACATGTGGTCCTGATGGTGGAATTGCTGCTTCTCCCTATGGAG GTGTTCAGTGGGAAGGCAAGGCTACACTTGGTCCTGTGGCGGTTCAAGGGCAAAAGAAAGTTCCTCAATAA